A region from the Desulfitobacterium dehalogenans ATCC 51507 genome encodes:
- the larB gene encoding nickel pincer cofactor biosynthesis protein LarB — protein MNEEQLRALLQGVKDGKISCDSAFLELKNLPYEDLGFAKVDHHRALRNGFPEVVFCQGKAKEHIIEILTNLLKHGHNILATRATPEVYEAVQAHIPEASYSELARVITVLKEPILKRGRVLILSAGTADLPVAEEAAITAEIMGCQVERLYDVGVAGIHRLLDNKDKLNDAQVLIVVAGMEGALASVVGGLTDKPVIAVPTSVGYGASFGGLAALLAMLNSCSAGIGVVNIDNGFGAGVLANSIIRAIVASEV, from the coding sequence ATGAACGAAGAACAATTGAGAGCATTACTCCAGGGAGTAAAGGATGGTAAGATATCCTGTGATAGTGCATTCCTAGAGCTTAAAAATCTACCCTATGAAGATTTGGGTTTTGCCAAAGTGGATCATCATCGGGCTCTTCGCAATGGGTTTCCCGAAGTCGTTTTTTGTCAGGGGAAAGCGAAAGAACATATTATTGAAATATTAACCAACCTTTTAAAACACGGTCACAATATCTTGGCGACTCGGGCAACTCCGGAGGTCTATGAAGCAGTACAGGCCCACATCCCTGAGGCTTCCTATTCCGAACTGGCCCGTGTTATTACAGTTCTTAAAGAACCGATCCTTAAGAGAGGGAGAGTTCTGATCCTAAGTGCCGGGACAGCGGATTTACCGGTAGCGGAGGAAGCCGCAATCACGGCAGAAATAATGGGGTGTCAGGTAGAGCGATTGTACGACGTAGGTGTGGCGGGAATTCATCGACTTTTAGATAATAAGGATAAACTGAATGACGCACAGGTTCTTATTGTCGTCGCAGGTATGGAAGGGGCATTAGCCAGCGTTGTGGGTGGATTAACCGATAAACCAGTGATTGCCGTCCCTACCAGTGTCGGCTATGGAGCTAGTTTTGGAGGGTTAGCCGCTTTACTGGCTATGTTGAATAGCTGTTCAGCCGGAATAGGTGTGGTAAACATTGATAATGGTTTTGGAGCCGGAGTTTTAGCCAATTCCATTATCAGAGCCATAGTTGCTTCCGAAGTATGA